A segment of the Crassostrea angulata isolate pt1a10 chromosome 10, ASM2561291v2, whole genome shotgun sequence genome:
tcagaaactaattggccaggaaagctgacacttgtgtggatgcatccttatgtagtgaagattcaaatttgtgaaaatcatgacccccgggggtaggtttgggccacaatgggagatcgacgttttacataggaatatacacagttaatctttaaaaatcttcttctcagaaactaatcagccaggaaagctgacacttgtgtggatgcatcctcaggtagtgtaaattcaaagttgtaaaaatcatgacccccggggtagggttgggccactatgggggatcgaagtttaacataggaatatatacagtaaatcttttaaaatcttcttctcggtaactaattcgaaggcaaagctggaacttgtgtggaagcatcctcaggtagtgaagattcaaagttgtgaaaatcatgacccctgggggtaggttggggccacaatgggggattgaagttaaacatatgattatatacagtaaatctttaaaaatcttcttctcagaaactaattagccaggaaagctaaaacatgtgtggaagcatcctcagttagtgtagattcaaatttgtgaaaagcatgacccctgggggtaggtttgggccacaatgggaggtcgatgttttacataggaataaacagagtcatctttaaaaatcttcttctcagaaactaatcagccaggaaagctggaacttgtgtgaaagcatcctcaggtagtgtagattcaaagttgtgaaaataatgatccccaggggtagggtggggccacaatggggggggggggggtcaaagtttaacaaaggaatttatagggtaaatctttaaaaatcttctcagaaactaatcagccagatgattctttataattgttaagactttggccccaggacaattctttggcctcacgagaaggttgagagtttactgtacgtttacatcccatatataaactattgttagggatctttttgagaactgcaatactcaacacatgatatgactataaaatcatcctgttagaaaagggactaatgattataaacataagaatatccaggggaaaatggattttatttatacaggattgacatgaattattgtatattgtccagatagtttgtattatgactccattgagctgattttatcatacctattgttcctcaggtgagcgatgtggcccatgggcctcttgtttgtttaaCTGTACCTTATTTTGGAGCATTGATTACTAGTATTCGTTTTTGTTGTTACATAGAGCTGAGACCAAAGACCAGTGTTGTGGCCCACAAGTACAGAAGATAGGGAGTATTAAAGGAGAGGACAGAGCAGACAGGAGGAGGACTGGGTAGAGCTGTCAACATCATACCAGTAATGGCAGATGTACTGGGTAGAACTCTCAACAAAGCAACAGACAGAATAGGCAGTTCGTCAACAACTGGTGGAATGATCGGAGCTGTCAACAACAACAATTGGAATAGGCAGAATTGTACACTACATCAGCCTTTGATGGAATAAACTGGCTTGTCAACATGAATAATAGGCAAAAGGAATACTGACAGACATGCAGAGCTGATGACTCCagtattttcataaatacaaCCACCAGCCAgtcattaaaagaaaaacacagAAAATACGCTAAAAATACAGACACATATACATTATAAAAGTATGAGGAAATGTTGGGTTTTTTCCTTCATGGAAACCAATCCATTTGATCTGTgtgaatcttttttttcaaagacatAGTTAATTTGCATAAATGTAAGGTCAGTGGAGTTTACAAATTGTAGATTTTATGGGAGATTACTCTGCCCTTCAATCTACTAATACACAGAAACAAGAAAGTTATagatgttttgcataaaaagaaTTTTGGTCATTTTGCTCATATGCCATACCTTCATACTTGATACACAATGACAGCTGATAGTTCTGTGTACACAAGTTGTACACAATTAGCTGATAGTGCTAAATGGATTATAGATACAAGTAAATACCAGGCGCAGACACATGATGTTATAAATAggtttatgtacatgtgtttggAAATATTGCATCCAATCTTTGGCACATCAATCATGTGTTCCAGTGGTTCTTTTACGTTATCAATGGTGCTGATACATGGATAGGGAATTATGGTTGTTTATTGCAAgttatgaaataaaacattgtttatGTGCTATTATTTCTTTAATGTTAGTTAGACTTAATAAATTcagtaaatcatttattattaaaatgatttgcATACAGAATTGATGTATAGTATAGTGAAAATGTCACTATAGGGATAACTGTGTATTGATATTGTTAGATGAGGAAGGGCGATTTATAGATACTCAATACATAATGTTGCAGTACACTTTTTATTGAGGCATGTAAGAGGTAGGTTATGTACTGTGTTTCTCCTCTGCcagtcacattttttttaaatttttaatatctctCTTTTCTGGCATTGGTACCTGTCTGGAGACTTGTAAAGTCAACAGACAATTTGTCCAAGTGTGAAGAAGGTCTGAAAGCTTTAACTTATTTGTGTGTGAATGAACCGAGTGTAAGTGAATCTTCCGTCCATAGTAATGTATTAATTCTGTGCTCAGGCTGTTATTTTCAGCATAGTTGCTGAATGTGATACTTTTGTTACGGTATATGGTTGTATATACATATCTGTGAGTCTTACGACTCTACCAAATGTGATCTTCACAATAAATATACTTTCAACCTATGTTTTCTGTTGCATGCAGTGACTGATACTTTCACTCTTACTCAATAAATGCTGATTGAAATGAGCAGTAATGATGTCTTTAAAGAATGAATGTAAAGAACCTCAATTTGGATACTGAAAGTGTTTGCAcaataattcacaaaatttaGTCAACCTACTGTCGGTCATTACACATTGCACACAAATAACTCAACATCTTTGAGGTGGGGACCATCTAAAAAGACAATGCTTTAATTATGGAAATGATTTGACCCTAACCTACATGTATGggttaaaaaaatttcagttcATGCCAATGGCATAGAACTATAAATTCCACACTTATTTCATACTCCTTACTTACAAACATTCTTTTGGATTAATCTGAGCAAGATTTAGCCAACAGAAAGGTTTAATATGAGCAAGGTAAATCAACAGAAAAGGAATTTATGGATTAAATACTACCGGAAATATCTTTGCGAAAATAACTAGAaaacattgagatggtgacctCAAAGGGCCCGCTTAAATAAAGGACAACTGGATGAAAAGAATCTTAGAGAATTTTGCTTCAACCTTTACCTATATCTTAGAAATTTttcagctggcatagaacttctaattcaatctcattaaccttacatacaggcatttttgttcaatctgagcaagattaagcaaatcgaaaataattaacagtcTAAAACTGAAAAGTTCAGtaactgcacgccattaaccaaaaGATCTGTTTAAGTAAAGTATAAGCCAAATAGGGCTAAATGAAGAGTATATTATATATGATCTTTAAAgaggatttttgtgtgatccgATATGACCTTAACATTTGACCTACAAACATCAATCATTCAAGGTCGCTACatatcctttgatcaaaggcattatgtgggtgaagtatggaCCAGATTAGGGCAAAGGGAGTGAAGATATgctccagacaaggatttttaatataaattttgctatgaccttcacatttgaccttgaaaactggttcaaggtcacaacacatcctttactcaaaagctctgttaatgtgaagtatgagccaagTAGAGACAAATGGAAAGTATATATgctttgaaaaaagaatttttttccggGTTCAATGACCTTGAGCTACAAACTCTATTTaaagtcactgcacacccttaaCCTTAGACACTTTgtgagtgaagtatgagccagactggaccaaggggagagaagatatgccctgTACAAGGactttatatataattctgctaacCTTAACATTAGACCTATAAACAAGGTTAAAGGTCACCACACACTCGTTACCCAAAGGCACTCTGttggtgaagtatgagccagattgggccaaggggagagaaaaTAGGCTCTGGACAAGTGATCTGGGACGGTGAGAAGGACAGAAAGACAGACTGATTACTATAGGGTACCCACAGAGCGGGTCCTGTCCTAGTTATATTACACAGGAAATTTAATGAGCACTGGCCCCACTGTCACCACCATTTTCAAATCCCTCAATGTGGTTAATAGAACctttttaacaagagcttggactttgggtagttgtgtcatacagcaatgtgacgtaggcctgtctatttcatagctggccactcagccactgctctttgaaatcaacaagattggTCTGTCTTTTGAGGCAAGACTAAGCAaacggtgcatatttcgcttataaccgcgtcatttttaacttgtttttacGCAATAAAAATGCAGCTACGTCCAaccaaaagtccaaggtcttgttataATGGTTCGTACTCAAATTCTTTcagaaaaaatgcataaagaGTTCAGTACTCAGATTTGAGGCCTAATATTGACGAGAGTAAAGTTGGTGAGGGTGGGACCTGTTCATTTGAGCAAAATGTAATGCACTTCTGGTTCAGCATCAATCCTCATCTCTCTtggtttaatataaaatttctcTTCAACAAACTATTTGTCTTCTGTCATGCTTTGAAAAGTGATAAAGGATTCAGTATTCAGAATTCTTTATTGGTAAAGTTTGAAATTCTTGAATCACATCTTTACATCTCGGAACAAACTAGTTAATTAAAAAATCCTGAGATGGTAACTTATTAACTAAAATGTCACATAATTGATCACAATTAAATCTTGGCCGGGAATGCTCCTGCTTCACGTTGTTCATCCCATCTCTCCGTCTGTAAAAAAAGAGAATGTTGTCATGATGGGACGCagtgtaaatttatttgaaaactgTGAAGCCTTAAATTGtgtgctttttttaaaaaaaagagaataactTGAATACTCTGTAATTCTGCAAGAAAcgtctctcccccccccccccatgcctTTTGACCGGCTTTTAAAAGGACTACTAGCATCTTATTATAGTGAACTACATAGAAGCTTAGTAacaagtgttttgaaatttctttgGCCTGTGACAATGATGTCTATATAGTATACATAGGGATGAAATAATCTAAAACATCCAATATAGTCCTGATTTTCCGATCTGGGTTTTGAGAAATCGTCACAGAGAAAGTTTGAAATACAAGTTTCAATATTCTAATCCAAGTACGTTAAATCTCCTAGAATTAGAGACaggtctttaaaaaaaatttcttgcaGAAATGTTGGGATAGGTTATTTGCTAGCTATCTAATACAAcatattaaattcattaattaccATTCCtttgcatttcaaaatgttaattgCCCGTTATCTCCAGGAAATTTATTTTGGTTAGTTTTGACATTATGTAATCACTTCATGTAGACATTGTCAACGGCCAGAGAAATTTTaataatcttaatttaaaaCACTTTGAAGTTTCATCAATATTGGATATAATATGGACCTGAATTTATTTGCCAATTtatatgataatacatgtacatgtaaatgatgatTTGTTCATCTGCATCacctataaccccccccccccccccccccctcctatcACAAGCAGTATAAATGTCTCATCTCTGCCTACCTAATTTTgcatcaaaagatatttttctttttcatatctatacaagtataaaaagaattaacttTACCATGCTGatggaaaataataataaattacatatttCCAATAACTTTTCATGGATATTTGAAGAAGGATTCAGAGATAAATGACAAATGATTAAATGCTTTGTTCAGTGTTTCATTTGGGCTATGAAGGTACCCAGCAATCATTGCAAAGCTTGCTACCTTAATACCTGCATGTAACAACAAACAACGTATTTTGTTGTTAAATTAACTTACGCAACAAAAACATGATAATCATGTTATGCATGTGAACATACCATAACATggcaaataaaagttttatttccaCAATTACTGCAAGACCATAGATAATTGCATGCTAATGAGAGTTGAACATATCAATTAatgaatactgtaaaccaacatcTATTCGTGTGCAAAGAATATTTTGCGAAGTCTGCAAGACTCTTGTCACCTTTGAACCATTACTAAAATGTATCTGGTATTCCTTTTCCAGATAATCTATATTTGCGAAAATAGGTCACCACAAACCAGTTTATTTCTGGTTAATTGCAAAATAAAGCTGttgtgaataaaagttggtttacattaGTTTACTACTTACCCAAAAGCCTGGACAAAGTGCTTGGTACTGTTTTTTAAACCAGTTGCATGGTTCATAATCTTCCCCCTTCTTCTTTATACATCTAAAATAATCTACATAGTTCTGCCAGCATGCCCTGAAAAACACAAATTTACATTGGCCTGATAAGTTAAAGAGTGTAATAGGCAAATGCCTCAAACTTAAAATCAATAGAAAGGCAGTTTATTTGATGTACCGATAATTGtatacataataaaaataaagtccCATCTCAAAACCTAAAGTTTAgggtgttttaaaatttacaaaatgagcccaaaaataaattcaatctaGCTTCTTTAGGCCAAACACCTCTCTAatgaatatcattaaaaaaatttcatgtaaTTCAGCAGCAATACACACAACTCTTCAAAAAGAGCAatctatattttcaattttacaaaaataaggAGAAGTACTTCATCTGAATCTGTTTTTTGCTACCTGAATAGGAACAACATTTGTTTAAGCAAAAAAGTCTGAGAAATAATTGCTACATACTTGTCCTGGTTGCACATTTGAAATCGAGCATCAAATTTGGCTGTAGATAATAATTCTTCAGCTTTGGGATCATTTTTGTGTGTATGCTCCGGATATTTGCCAGAAAATCTGcaacaaataaaaaagttcATTAAATGGAAAAAGCATTCTAGTTGTGCTTAAACAACTATGTATGTAAAAATAGTTTGTTACCATGTGCTTTATAGcagtataatgaaaaaaaagtaaaataaatacacaatACACAAATATACAGCAGTTACTGCAAACATCTAAAAATTCCATTCAGTTTATCTGGTATTGTTGACATTCTATCCATACATTTGCAAAACTGTCATTCTAAAAGCTTTTTGAAATCTGTGTGTAAAAGTTTGACAACAAACTTTTCATGTTATATGATGAAGACTGCTATCAAAATCATATCAATTGAAAGTATGCATTACATTTACTATTTCTAAATTCAATCTTCTACAAGAATTAAAAGCatataagtatacatgtatgaaaaaacCAAGAATAAGAATTTATTTGACGTACTTGTAAAAGATTTTATATAGACTTTTGTTGGATGAAACAGGTCTGGTACAATCTTTTGATTAACAAATTAAGCTATTAAATCccttttcttaaatttgtaattttctcAGCAGGAATGAATAGTCTAACTTGACATCATACAAAGTTCTGAAAGTTTGGGGCATTACTGATAAGAAGGCTGGTAATACTTCTACACAATGTGAAGAAATCATACTTGTCCACTCCTTATTGCACACAATGTGAAGTACAATTGGCCAAACAATAACATTGTATCTTTTGCtcaaaagtgtttaaaagaaACTGGATTTGCTTGCAGTTTGAATGGCCCCATGAACAAATATGAGTCTAAATATGAGTCATCACAAACTTGCAACATTTGTCTTTTCCTTAGTCTTACACAACAAACTGTGAATGAATAGCTTTATCAAGCTACCAGGTATATAGCTAAATTAAGCATTTTAGCTAAATCAAGAGATTGTGCATGtacctattaattttaatgtatagtaTTAGTTAGGGCAAGAAAATTAACagttaccagtacatgtatgacAAGAAGATTTCTATTGTTACTTGTCTATGAATCAATTAGTCAGttcatgaaaaataatgttttaaaagaaaacaaaggcATTTTATTTCTATTCGAAAGCCTATTTGCATCAACTTtcacttttttaattattcagagcatttttgatttaatggaAAAAGCTGAGCAACATATAACATATCGCACAATTCTAAAGCAAGAACACCTCAAACCCAGCTCAATACAGACTATCACGCACATGTTGTACTAAAACAATCAGCTTATTAAAAAGGCAAACAaagattaataaataataaagttaaaatgtCAGATAAAAGACACAGGACAAAATtggttttgaaattgaaaacatGTTGCAAACTTGATCCCCATGTACAGAAATAGATAAAAATGGAGCATGCCAGCAGCTGGAAGAAACCACTTAATTGCTTGAAAGTTGAAAACAGAAACGGTATCATTCACTAAGCTCACAAAAAAGGTTACAAAccgaataaatgaaaaataaattcacagGAAAGGTATTTTAAGTGTTTTCGATATGCAATCTTTCAATTTATTTCCTGTTTTGAATTACCAAACTAAGTTTCCCTTTTTTCTATCTGGCTCTATCCCATACAAATTTATGGAATCGAATTCTCCTTTTACATATTCTTTACTTACTCTTTAATAAACGACATTTTTATATGCGTTTTCAACTTCTGGCAATGGAGGTCGGTTGGcgactttgaaaagtaatttaaGGTAGGCCGAACCCgatgagaaaaaaattgtcacGTAAACGTATTTCAAGCTcgaattaaataaaacatttctaatTTCAGAGTCCAGAACAGACAAGTATGACATTGTTATAATTCTAAGAAAAAGACATGCCAATGAATagtataaaatttgttaaagtaTAATATTTATAGTAATGacaaacaatattgtatcatttcagTTAAAAGGAGTACTATATTCATTATTGCATGTTATCATGAATATTTGCCCACAAAACTAAAAATTTCCTTGTCTTTAATATTGAGTAaccaaaaaggtttttgttcaTTATCTAAATCTGAAACATGGACGTCTTTTTAATCgctgtatgtatatatatgtaagcACATATATTCTGATTTCATGTTTATCAGTTCATGTTAAAATACGGTGATATCGttgtggcgagcgcagcaaCAATTAAACAAACTTTGCATCATTGCCAACTAAGAGATATTTTGACAATTATCAACCAacatcagagagagagagagagagagagagagagagagagagagagagagagagagagagagagagagagagagaacttcgAGTTAATGATCCAGCACATATACATTAGTGCGAACACAAGATGGAAAAGTGGCTTCCGGTATAGAAGAAGAGTTTACCTGTTGGAAAAATCATTTTGGAAGAGTACTTAACCAGGAATGTTCAACAACAGTTGCTAAAATAGGTGAAGTTGTAGACACCCTTAACATCGATACAGAGGTACCGATAGTCGAAGAAGTAAAACAGGCCATTTAACTTTTTAAGAACGGGAAAGCCCCTGGGATCGACCAAAATGGGAGAAATTATGCTGCTGTCAGTTACCAGCAGCGTTCCCAACACAGTCATCCTAAACAGAATGGCTTCAGTGATAGACCCATTTCTTTGTAAAGAACAAGCTGGATTCAGAAAAGGAAAATCATATGCAGATGAAATATGTTCCTTAAGGCAAATTTTAGAACAATGCAATGAATGGGACACCCATCTGTATGCCAATTTCATTGACTTTGCCAAAGCATTTAATTTGACAGTACATACACCGTCCAGTATTAAAGATGATCCTCATGCATTATGGTATCACCAACAAGATCATCTTTATATTACAAATGCTCCATGAGGACTTCTATGCAAATGTGATCTACGGCACAGAACTGTCATACAGCTTCCCAATCCAAACAGGGGTGCGACAAGGATACATGTTCTCACCGCTGCTCTTTAATCTTTGTGCATATATTGGCTTATGAAAACCACCACCAGACAGGCCGACAGAGGAATGTCCTGGACATTATAACAGTCACTTGAAGATCTTGACTTTGCAGATGACACCGTTTTACTAACACATCGACATAAGGATATCCAAAGTAAAATTGATGACAGAGTCAAATACAGCAGACAAATTGGACTTAATATAAATGTTaaggaaacaaaattaatgaagaTTAATTCAAAGAAAGATAGCAAAGGCACAGCTAACAACAACAGAACAGAAGAAGTCAATGATTTCGTATACCATGGCAGCAAGATCACAGCCAATGGAGACTCTACCGTAGACGTCCGATACAGGATAACAAAAGCTCGCGCCAACTTTGCAAACCTATGGAACATCTGGAAGTCATCCAACATCAGGATCCAAACCAAAATCAGTATATTCAAAACACACGTGCAcataatgtacatatacaaaaCAACGAATATAAAGTATGTCATGTGCGTTCGTTACAAAATTGCATTTGataaattaacataaattaCATGACACAAAGAAGTACACAAAGCACAAGAAACTTTAACATAATATAAACATATcaacatgcatgtaaattataCAGTGTATACATACGGAAGGTGCGAGTATGTTTGTCTTCTTGATTTCTGTAAAAACAAATTGCAACGATACATTTATCGAAATTGGCATAGTTTTAGAAGAGAAGGCGAGAAGTTAAAGCCTAGCTGTGGACACCTAGCCGTTTGCCGGTGTCGTTTTTATACCGTTGTTTGTGGTCAGGATTCACGATTTATGACTTGTGATTTTATAGAATTGTATAGTATACTTCTCAAATTTTGTAGATTTTTGAGTCTATACAATTGCAAATAAGGACATCTACTATATCAAGTGACTGTTCAATATTATTAGCTACAAACAGTCGATATACATGTGTATCAGTTTCAGCATTTTAACTTGTATTATTTTAGGTTCTGTAATCTTTTTTCCCCAAACAACAGCTGTTTAAAAAGTATGATTTTAACGTAATCGAAACAAGAGAATCTACAAGGTGTTCTGCAGTTTTGGATCACCatgcattttgttgtttttaccGGGGGAGACAGAACCCCAATGAAATAAGACGATACCAATTGCTCCATTTACAACACACGGTATCAAAACGTTGTAACCGTTTTTAGAGTTCGATATGGCGGTTCCTCTTTTACTCTCTGCTTTATTATTAGTGACATCATTAGGATTTGTCACAAATGATGCGATTGGAAAATATGAATACAATTATTCTGTT
Coding sequences within it:
- the LOC128164520 gene encoding uncharacterized protein LOC128164520 codes for the protein MSFIKEFSGKYPEHTHKNDPKAEELLSTAKFDARFQMCNQDKACWQNYVDYFRCIKKKGEDYEPCNWFKKQYQALCPGFWTERWDEQREAGAFPAKI